Part of the Vigna unguiculata cultivar IT97K-499-35 chromosome 3, ASM411807v1, whole genome shotgun sequence genome, aatttttttaatatttttttaaatgtacacgtgtcaacctaagagcgtgccacgtgtcctttcgtgttttttttgaattttttattttatttgtttgaattttttttgcttttttttaatGTCCACGTGTTAACTCAatagtgtgtcacgtgtcaaagtcaatattctatattcaatttggtccctatatttattatttttatttaattaggtcctaatttttgttaccATTCTAAAACcaaagaatatttaaataaaggtttttaattaaaattagttgcAGATAAGATTTATAAACAAAGTCATATGTTATCAATAATAGATCACATTAAATATATGATTTCACAAAATATTGATAAACTATATTTATTACACAAAAAAATCTGCATgaaactttattaattaaatatttgatagaCAATATACAGCAAAGAAATgaattatttacttaaaaattttaatcagAAACTTTTTGTACACTTAAACATGAATAGTGAGTTGACTTGAAAACTGAGTTGGTGAAGTGAGTTACGTGCGAAGAGGGAAGCGAGACAAAAGAACCCGTCCAAGGGTCCAGGAGAGAACAACGAATGCGACCCATAATCTTCAAAGTAGCGTCGTGGAATCGAAGCTAAGTTCTGAGCACACAACACATTTTAAAAAGCCCCTTGCGATTATCGCTGCAATTGTAATCTGCGGCATTGAGGAACCCCAAATTGCGAACCAAAACCGCTTCTGTTACGCGATGAGGCTCTTGAAGGTTGCTACATGCAGTCTCAATCAATGGGCGATGGACTTCGATTGCAACGCAAAGCAAATCAAGGAGTCTATAGCCAAGGCCAAAGAAGCCGGCGCCTCCATTAGGCTCGGTCCCGAACTCGAGATTCCTGGTTATGGCTGCGAAGACCACTTCCTAGAACTCGACACAGTTAACCATTCGTATGCtatgtttctttgtttttttctctctctctctctctgtgttTCACGTAGGAACATGGTAAGTGTTTTTGATTCTAAGGAAACTGTGAATTGGCTTTGTTGCTTGCAGATGGGAGTGTTTGAAAGATTTGCTGCTTGGAGACTGGACTGATGGCATTCTGTGTAGCTTCGGCATGCCGGTTATCAAAGGTTCGGAGCGCTACAATTGTCAGGTTTTCTGTTTGAACCGGAAGATTGTTATGATACGACCGAAGATGAGTCTTGCAAATGATGGCAATTACAGAGAACTTCGATGGTTCACGGCTTGGAAGCAGAGGGACCAGCTTGAGGATTTTCAGTTGCCCTTTGAAATTTCTCAGGCTTTAGGCCAGAAATCGGTTCCATTCGGTTATGGGTTCATGAAGTTTCAAGACACGTAAGTTGTAAATATGTTTTACTTAATTTAGTTTGAGTTTAATATCCATGCACTCTActgttatattgtttttaaaggTGATTGTTTAAAAGTGTACGTTGATCTGGTGAAACTGTAAAATCCCTTTTCATTGCATTGTATACGCGATTTACTCACTTAGTTTTctgtttcatttttattgttacatagaAGTTGTGTCACCAACATGGTGTGAGATagttgatatataattttatctcttAAACACGTGGTCAAGGATTTGATCCTCCGTCTCATAGGTCTAAAACGGCATGTAGAAAGAGGTTAATCCCTTAAATGAGTTTTAAAGCCTGGAGAAATTAATCCTTGATTGAGAGATACCATGGGTTCACCTAAAAAAGTTGTCCTTTCCACTTCCAGTAAAATCACATATATGGTTCCTAAGTTGTGATAATAGATGGTTAGTGATAAGTcctaaaattaaacaaatcataggttttatttatattttgtgtaCTAAGCATACTGTTACCAGATACGGTGTATTCTCTTCTGTTTTACGGCTGATACAACCATCAGCGTTACATTCATGCTGTAGGCAGTTgatttatttacatttcctTTCTTTCATGCACTTAACAATTATTGTGTTTCAACTGTTGCGTTGCGTGTTTGCAtgcattttatttgtttattgagTGCTTGCATGTTTTAGTCAGATTTATCAATTGCTAAATATGAATCATTTTCCCATTATTAGAGCTATAGCTGCTGAAGTTTGTGAAGAGCTTTTTACTTCAAATCCTCCTCATTCTGAGCTTGCATTGAACGGGGTTGAAGTGATTATGAATGCAAGTGGAAGTCACCACCAACTTAGAAAGCTTGATTATCGTGTTCATGCTCTTATAGGCGCCACTGATACTCGTGGAGGGGTTTACATGTATAGTAATCAACAAGGCTGTGATGGAAGTCGCCTTTACTATGGTAGAAAAACCTTCTGTCTTAATGGAATGATATTTGTACTTTTCACATTTGTGCCAAGTACATATTCTTGCAGTCTGTATAAGGACAATTTAACTTTCATTTAGCTTGTTCaaatttcatttatgttttttttttctcatttgtcTACAATTTATCGTGTTTGCAACAGATGGATGTGCATGTGTTGTGGTTAATGGAGATGTTGTCGCTCAGGGTTCTCAATTTTCTTTGAAGGATGTTGAGGTTGTGGTTGCTCAGATAGATCTAGATGTGGTATGTATTGCATTATATTCCATATATCAATTTACACAATCATTACGAGTATCAATAACTGATGTTGGATTTGATTCTTTTAGTCATGTTTTCCATTGGTAGGTTGCTAGCCTTAGAGGATCTTTAAGTAGCTTCCAAGAGCAAGCAAGTTGTAAAACGAAGGTTCCTTCAGTGGATGTACCTTACAGTCTCTGTCGTCCTTTTAACCTTAAAATAAGCCTTTCTCTTCCACTCGAGGTTAGTTTATTTTCGTTTAATTGCAAATTTGAAGATAGTCAAAATTTATGACATCTTGGATTCTTATTTCACCACATTACTGCGATCACTCAGGCATCCAAGCTGCTAAGTTGATTGTGATTTATTCATTATAGATAAAGTACCACTCTCCTGAGGAGGAAATAGCATTTGGACCTGGTTGCTGGTTATGGGACTACTTAAGAAGAAGTGGAGCATCTGGTTTTCTGCTTCCACTTTCTGGGGGAGCAGACAGTTCTTCAGTTGCTGCAATTGTTGGATGCATGTGCCAGCTGGTTGTGAAAGGTAAGTTCAAGTGCAATGAGAAGTGTGGTTAGATTTATGTGTACCCTCTTTTTCAGATACTTGTGACAGCATTTGGAATTAACACTATTCCATTTATCATCCTGCTTTATTTAGGAATATAGAAATGCTTAAAATGATCACTAATCTAGCTTATGTATAAAGATCTAAGGGAAGGATTAAGAGGTAATGTATTTGATTGATGGCTGAACTAGGAGTAAAAGTAGAGATGAGTATTCATAGTTCCTTCTTGAAAATCCTTCAAATATGGTGGCTCAAAATAAGATTGAGAAAGACAAATGCCTCctgtttatttttcatttcatattttcatgTGGCAAAGGTGGAAAAGACAATGACATATGTAGTTTGGATATCAATGGCTCATGGGTCATATTTGCTTGCAGAAATTGCAAATGGGGATGAGCAAGTTAAAGCTGATGCAATACGAATTGGAAACTATAAGGATGGCCAGTATCCTACAGACAGCAGAGAATTTGCTAAAAGAATATTCTATACTGTGTTTATGGGATCTGAAAACAGGTAAGTGATAAATTTCCATTCCGGTTTTATTGTTGTACAATATTTAGCTGTATCTCTATAAGTTTCTATCTGCTACATTCCATTGATATTCCATCCACTACATTCCATTGATATTCCATCCACATTTGTATAAGAGGTGTCcctcattcttttttttttttaattttattatatatattttttggaccGATAATTATGGTTTTGGttctaatttattttcactCCATTGTGTTTTCAAATCCCCCATTAAAGTCACATATTGGTGGTTTTGAACAAAGTTGATTATTTTGTCATTAAAACATAATGATGATATAACATAAGTTTGACCAGTATGCTCATAGATTTCCCTTTCTAAAACTACTATCTTGAAATTTGAATGCGTATACATGCTTTCTGTAATCCTGGCTACCTGATCTATTGCTAGTATTTATTAAATCCCATGCGCTCTCTTGTGAGAAAGAAAGAGGACATTTGGAACTACTAGCAATCACAATAGTAGTTACACTATTGTGCAGTGTAAAACATAAACACTGGAAGACTAAAGCCCTTGAGTGCTAGGATTTGTTTTTCACTTTGCCTGTACTAAGAAATCATTTTATTGCATCAATCAGTTCATATCACtcagatgtgatggatgactgaaatttctttttgtttcagtTCAGAAATGACGAAGTCCCGAGCCAAGGTGCTGGCTGATGAAATAGGTTCATGGCATCTTGATGTTAGCATTGATGTAGTTGTGTCTGCTTTTTTGTCGTTATTCCAGACACTTACAGGAAAACGACCACAGTACAAGGTAAATGAAGCGTGAAGGAGTTCTCTCAATCATAAATGACAACAGCTAGAACTTGTAATCCATAAAGTTGTCACTCACGTTATGTTTGTACAAAACAGTATGTTCGTATTGTAATGTATCTCAATATCAGAATGACAGGCTATTAAAGTATTTTCGTAGCATCTTTATGGGGAATCTCACTTTTCTATTAAAGATTGAAGCATCTTTTGTTTCTATTTCATGGAAgcctcatattttttttatgattttgtttctgCAGGTTGATGGTGGATCTAGTGTTGAGAATTTAAGCTTGCAGAACATTCAGGCTCGAATCAGAATGGTGCTAGCTTTCATGTTAGCGTCACTCTTGCCTTGGGTTCATGGCAAACCTGGATTTTACCTTGTCTTAGGGAGCTCTAATGTGGATGAAGGGTTACGCGGTTACTTGACCAAGGTACCTCTATTTAGCTTTGGATTACACCTTTCTTTATTAGGGATAATTTGGTTGAAGAAAATGTCTTTCTACCATTTTTCCTTACcctaattacaaaatttcaacttttttctttttcactttttctccCAATTACATAGATctatacaaaaaatttataataacacTTGAATCTTTGAAAACAGGGAACTGAATTGATTTTGTAactattcataaaatattttcttaaaatagacCCTCTGTTTACCAATTATTTTCTCCACCTTCTATAATCTGTGGTCCATTTCACCGTTTTGATCACAGCTTATATCTTTTTACAGTATGATTGCAGCTCAGCAGATATAAATCCTATTGGTAGTATAAGTAAGCAGGACCTTCGGGCATTCCTGCGATGGGCAGCCATCCACCTTGGTTACCCATCTTTGAAAGATATTGAAGAAGCTCCACCCACAGCTGAACTGGAGCCTCAACGTTCTAATTACAGTCAGGTAATATTCTGTTTTGTTACACCATTTAAGACTTATCTGGAATCACACTTTGATTTTGATTGTGTTGCTTAAATTAATGCTTATACATGCAATACCATATTCGGTATTTGTGTATCCTTACGTAGGAATTAGCTTAAAGTGGACCAGAGGGTAACTATAACAATacgaaattcaaattttttatttttgcgcGAGAGTGAGTGACTATTGTCAACAATACTCCTGACAGGTCAAAAGACAATTTAATTGCAGCAACCTCAGATCACAATGATGCTGTGCAAATATATTGACATTATGTAAGTTGGCCATTAGGTTTTTGGTCTTAAGAAAGTGGAATATAAGCCTAATCCAGCATtacaaaactaatttataaggtgaggtttgtattcgattatatactataatttagtcttatctctagtcggtTTGAACTCTTTGGCGCACCCTCTTAAGCTCAGGATTGGACATCTCAAAGTGTGGGACTAAAGAGGAACCTGATAGTAGGTGACTTGAGACCCAACAAACTTTACTGTGATATGATAGATTCTAAATGATTCTAATACcatcttaataaaatatgatttaagtATAATTCGACCTTAACAAAATGGTTTGAAGTGAAGTTTGCATCTACTTATAATTTGACATTATCTCTACTGAATATAGTTTTTTCAAGAATTTGTTTGTACACCAAAATTGTGTTGCAGAGCCTGCTAATGCGAAGAAACAATATAATAccatcttaataaaatataatttaagtatATGGCTGCTTTTATCTATATGCATTAGTAAACTGTTTAtggtcaaattttaaaattatgtattcagATACTTCATTCTTTGTTGAACAGCTTGATGAAGTCGATATGGGAATGACTTACGAGGAACTATCAGTTTATGGAAGACTACGAAAAATTTTCCGTTGTGGTCCAGTTTCCATGTTCCAGGTTTATCTCTCTCTTCTCCATTCTGTCCTAATTATGTCTTTAAACTttcacttcttcttttttctgttaTATGATAGTGGTTGAACAGAAGATGTCAAACGGGTGGTAGTAGGATGCGTAAACATCCTGTAATCTAAATACCTGTGAGGGTCAAAGTATCATATATGGTTGTAGTAATAAAAAGAATCTCTGTCTATAACAAAAGGTGAAAGCATAGCATGTACCTCCAAACTACCACGTTTTCAAAACCTTACCAGAAAGAATAATCACTGAACTTGATATTGTGAACTCAAGCGAAATAAAGTTTTGGCATCCAAAGCTAGCAGTCTGAGTGAATTTTGCAATTCATATTTTGTCTAATTTTACTTGCCAATCATAACTTGTTTTGTAATATACTATTGTAGAACCTATGCTACAGATGGGGCGCAAAATTGACTCCATCACAAGTAGCTGAAAAAGTAAAATACTTCTTCAAGTATCATTCCATCAATCGACACAAAATGACTGTCTTGACACCTTCCTACCATGCTGAGGTATGTAGCTGTTATCACTTCAAATCAGGATAGCTCTCCGATGTTCCCATTATTTTGGCTTATTCTTATGTCTTTTGTTGGTTAATGAAAGTTAATGTTTCAATCAATCGCAGAGTTATTCACCAGATGATAATAGGTTTGATCTTCGCCAGTTTCTCTACAATGCAAGATGGCCATAtcaatttaagaaaattgatGAACTTGTGAGTGAATTGGATGTTAAAGATGTTAAAGACTATGCAGCCAATGACACAATGGCAGCTACATCACATGGTGTTAGTGGGATGGGAGTCGCCGCAGCTGGTTCTGGAAATCCTAAAGCTGGATTCTAATCATATTCAACCCCTCTCcctaatgtaataaatatataaattatagatttCCGCAAGGAGGATTGATGAAAttcattttacattttcaaCCTAGCTTTATTCTGtcagtgtaaaaatatttttaattagtaatcTTGTTTCCTCACCGAATTggaggaaaataatgattaatgaGAGGAAGATTTTTTTAAGAGTAGTGTGGCGTAAAAAATCAActatgattattaaaaaaaatgaagggaTGATGATCACATTCTTATAAATTGAAGGCATCATGCcattaatcaagaaaaaacgCACTTTAAGCTTTTTTGAGTGTTGTGCAACTTAAATAGCAAGTGGCAGTTAATGTtgataaacaaaattttgtgaTTTCTATCTGTAATGTAACCAAATGGAGTCTAAAGTTAATATCCGGTTTGTTTATCCTAAAAAATGTAAGAAGAAATATGATTAGTTATGTACATGTCCTACTGAACAATTCTACATTGATTATTTCATGTTTAAGAACTTTTAACAAACATTCTTGTAATTTTAGAAGTTCATAATAAACCTTaagaaattaaagttattttttattttcggaAGTATTACTATAAGATGCTAATtctagtttctttttcttcaattctatCGTTAAGCCtatgtttatttgaattatgtttGTTTCCAACGATGAGAGTGAGTTTGCAAGTGGCGATTTGGGGGAGAGGAAGTGGAAATGGTCCTCCCTATGATTAAGAGATATGTGAAGAAAGACACGTCAAACTTCTATAAAAGTATAGAATTGTTCTGACTGATGTGGTGGTGATGATCCTCTTTGCGGTGGTGGTAGTGATTTTGCGTTTAGTCTTATGCTACTGAGTGAGGGTGGTTGGAGGTGGTTGCTGGTGGTGTTTTGTCACTCCGTTGTGTGTTCACGGTCGGTGTAATGGCTGTCCTCAGCCAAAACATGGACAAGAAGACGAagcaatattaataataataataattattattattatagtaatgataatattattattatattataataataatattttattttaaataattttataaccgaagtaaaataatatctatCTAATTTTAtcagttaaaatatttttcaatttatcagACCTATCAAATCattcatttttctaaattttattctcattttttttttcgatcttttttcttaatttaaataatctcACCTCCAACTCTATTTTCTCTCAAATCCATTTTCCTAAATCTATGTTAAGGTAAAATCGATGGAAACACAAATTTGTGAAATTGTGGTAAAACACAAGAAACACAAACAAGATCCACAGAAGTAAATTTTGATGTATAGAAGTGCAAAATTTGACCCTCATTTTTCTCAAAGAcataaatcaattaatttacAACTATAAATCCTTAACTTCTACTTATTTGAATCTCATTATGGACTCCCACGAATCATAGAGTAATAACATGTTTGTTGTGCAAGTAAATTCACGTCCAGTTTCCTTTTTAGTTTTAGGCAGAATCAAACACGCATTAACATAATTGACAAAATCAATCTATTCTCTTGTAAAATAATCGACAACGACGTATTAATACAGTTAACAGTAAACATACAAAAAGCGCTGGAAGAGAAGTAGTAGACACCATATAAACATTTCATGTTCTGACCCTACTCAATAATAGCACCCTTTGTTTAACTTCGAGAAAAAGATTCAATGACAAATTCAATAACCAACAGAGATTTGATAGTCGCTAGTTTTCacaatatggcttttgaaaaatattacctaggctaattttttaagaattattaaaattattaagacTACTTCAAACCGAAAACTAAGTGTTAGCACCGGAACACTTTGTTGTCAAGAACGCAACACGGGAACAGGGAGGAACGTAACAAAAACAAGCAGAAGGAAACCAGAAATGAAGCAGGGTCATCATACAGATGAAAAAGATTCGTCGtaaaaactagtaaaaaaaaagaaaaatacaagtaATTTCACAAGTATCTTATCATCGCCACCAAAAAAGCAAGCGCAGGGGAATTTCTTAATTCCCAGCtatcataaaaattaacagACTCCGGACTAATCTATTGTTTCTCATCATATCTAAAGCATAACAAACATCTCTAGAGCTCGTCGTGAGAGTCGTCCTCGTCCTCGCCCTCGCCTGATGCACCACCTGGGCCTCCTCCTGATCTCTGATACACAGCACTGATTATTGGGTTGCAAACGGCTTCCACCTCCTTCAGCTTCTCCTCGTACTCTTCTTTCTCCACACTCTGGTTGTCATCGAGCCATTCCAATGCTTCCTTCACTGCAGCctctattttctccttttcaTCTGACTCCAACTTGTCAGCAAGCTTGTCCTTGTCGTTGATCTGGTTTTTCATGTTGTAGACGTAGGTTTCAAGACTGTTACGAGCATCGATCCTCTCTTTCACCTTTTTGTCTTCCTCCGCAAACTCCTCCGCCTCACGGACCATTCTCTCGATCTCCTCCTGGCTCAGACGTCCCTTCTCATTTGTAATGGTGATCTTCTCTGATTTCCCAGTGCCTTTGTCTTCTGCTTTCACATTCAGGATGCCGTTTGCGTCAACTTCGAAGGTCACTTCAATTTGAGGGGTACCCCTTTTCAATTACCACATAACATACCAGTGAGTTACAAATATCAATTGAAGCAATATTTTTAGAGCACAGGATCATCGTGAAAGCACGAAAC contains:
- the LOC114179041 gene encoding glutamine-dependent NAD(+) synthetase isoform X2 translates to MRLLKVATCSLNQWAMDFDCNAKQIKESIAKAKEAGASIRLGPELEIPGYGCEDHFLELDTVNHSWECLKDLLLGDWTDGILCSFGMPVIKGSERYNCQVFCLNRKIVMIRPKMSLANDGNYRELRWFTAWKQRDQLEDFQLPFEISQALGQKSVPFGYGFMKFQDTAIAAEVCEELFTSNPPHSELALNGVEVIMNASGSHHQLRKLDYRVHALIGATDTRGGVYMYSNQQGCDGSRLYYDGCACVVVNGDVVAQGSQFSLKDVEVVVAQIDLDVVASLRGSLSSFQEQASCKTKVPSVDVPYSLCRPFNLKISLSLPLEIKYHSPEEEIAFGPGCWLWDYLRRSGASGFLLPLSGGADSSSVAAIVGCMCQLVVKEIANGDEQVKADAIRIGNYKDGQYPTDSREFAKRIFYTVFMGSENSSEMTKSRAKVLADEIGSWHLDVSIDVVVSAFLSLFQTLTGKRPQYKVDGGSSVENLSLQNIQARIRMVLAFMLASLLPWVHGKPGFYLVLGSSNVDEGLRGYLTKYDCSSADINPIGSISKQDLRAFLRWAAIHLGYPSLKDIEEAPPTAELEPQRSNYSQVKRQFNCSNLRSQ
- the LOC114179041 gene encoding glutamine-dependent NAD(+) synthetase isoform X1; translation: MRLLKVATCSLNQWAMDFDCNAKQIKESIAKAKEAGASIRLGPELEIPGYGCEDHFLELDTVNHSWECLKDLLLGDWTDGILCSFGMPVIKGSERYNCQVFCLNRKIVMIRPKMSLANDGNYRELRWFTAWKQRDQLEDFQLPFEISQALGQKSVPFGYGFMKFQDTAIAAEVCEELFTSNPPHSELALNGVEVIMNASGSHHQLRKLDYRVHALIGATDTRGGVYMYSNQQGCDGSRLYYDGCACVVVNGDVVAQGSQFSLKDVEVVVAQIDLDVVASLRGSLSSFQEQASCKTKVPSVDVPYSLCRPFNLKISLSLPLEIKYHSPEEEIAFGPGCWLWDYLRRSGASGFLLPLSGGADSSSVAAIVGCMCQLVVKEIANGDEQVKADAIRIGNYKDGQYPTDSREFAKRIFYTVFMGSENSSEMTKSRAKVLADEIGSWHLDVSIDVVVSAFLSLFQTLTGKRPQYKVDGGSSVENLSLQNIQARIRMVLAFMLASLLPWVHGKPGFYLVLGSSNVDEGLRGYLTKYDCSSADINPIGSISKQDLRAFLRWAAIHLGYPSLKDIEEAPPTAELEPQRSNYSQLDEVDMGMTYEELSVYGRLRKIFRCGPVSMFQNLCYRWGAKLTPSQVAEKVKYFFKYHSINRHKMTVLTPSYHAESYSPDDNRFDLRQFLYNARWPYQFKKIDELVSELDVKDVKDYAANDTMAATSHGVSGMGVAAAGSGNPKAGF